One window of Elaeis guineensis isolate ETL-2024a chromosome 11, EG11, whole genome shotgun sequence genomic DNA carries:
- the LOC105053861 gene encoding RING-H2 finger protein ATL32-like: MEPPPLDQPPAESFDGGTSSHSVPMLLPVFILFFFLLCFLSVFLFRDLIHYATAWLSRSGAGGGGGDGGGGLAVGGENQGEPGLDPAIIASFPTLPYSAVRGVQEGKCGAECAVCLAEFAGGDAIRLLTVCCHAFHPACIDSWLASHTTCPICRSDLEAPPDEAAVLAVREAVGEVDGHAIDLVVENGEGHSGRMRKSRSRSLSSAMDRAERGEG, translated from the coding sequence ATGGAGCCACCGCCCCTCGACCAACCTCCGGCGGAGTCCTTCGACGGTGGCACGTCGTCGCACTCCGTCCCCATGCTTCTCCCCGtcttcatcctcttcttctttctcctctgtTTCCTCTCCGTCTTCCTCTTCCGCGACCTCATCCACTACGCCACCGCCTGGCTCTCGCGCAGTGGGGCCGGAGGAGGGGGCGGCGACGGGGGCGGAGGGCTGGCTGTCGGCGGGGAGAACCAGGGTGAGCCGGGGCTGGACCCGGCGATCATCGCGTCGTTCCCGACGCTGCCATACTCGGCGGTGAGGGGGGTGCAGGAGGGGAAGTGCGGGGCGGAGTGCGCTGTGTGCCTGGCGGAGTTCGCCGGGGGAGACGCCATAAGGTTGCTGACAGTCTGCTGCCACGCCTTCCACCCGGCCTGCATCGACTCCTGGCTCGCCTCCCACACCACCTGCCCCATCTGCCGCTCCGACCTCGAGGCGCCGCCCGATGAGGCGGCGGTCCTGGCGGTGAGGGAGGCCGTCGGCGAAGTGGACGGCCATGCGATCGACTTAGTGGTAGAGAACGGGGAGGGGCACTCGGGTCGGATGCGGAAATCGCGATCGAGGAGCCTCTCGAGCGCCATGGACAGGGCGGAGCGCGGAGAAGGATAA